The following are from one region of the Hydrogenophaga sp. BPS33 genome:
- the bamE gene encoding outer membrane protein assembly factor BamE domain-containing protein, which produces MQSTMGKLCRGARSVLALIGLGSLLAACDPVNISELEEGVSTEADVRERFGKPENIWEGEDGAQIYEYNRQPEGSVNYMITIGPDGKMAALRQVLNPRTFAQVTPGMPMEQVRRMLGKPMKITTYALKRETHYDWRYLEGASRETSKIFTVVFDPDLKVVSTMSTRDPELDRN; this is translated from the coding sequence ATGCAATCCACGATGGGCAAACTGTGCCGCGGCGCACGCAGCGTGTTGGCCTTGATCGGTCTGGGCAGTCTGCTGGCGGCCTGCGACCCGGTGAACATCAGCGAGCTGGAAGAGGGCGTGTCCACCGAGGCCGATGTGCGCGAGCGCTTTGGCAAGCCGGAGAACATCTGGGAAGGCGAGGACGGCGCGCAGATCTACGAGTACAACCGCCAGCCCGAGGGCAGCGTGAACTACATGATCACCATCGGGCCCGACGGCAAGATGGCCGCGCTGCGCCAGGTGCTCAACCCGCGCACCTTTGCGCAGGTGACGCCCGGCATGCCGATGGAGCAGGTGCGCCGCATGCTGGGCAAGCCCATGAAAATCACCACCTACGCGCTCAAGCGCGAGACGCATTACGACTGGCGCTATCTCGAAGGTGCGTCCAGGGAGACGTCGAAGATCTTCACCGTCGTGTTCGATCCGGATCTGAAAGTCGTGTCGACGATGTCGACGCGCGATCCGGAGCTGGACCGGAATTGA
- a CDS encoding segregation and condensation protein A, translated as MSDPHTLNEAPQGLDEVLPSVVDHVALARLYGEPLFAMPRDLYIPPDALQIFLEAFEGPLDLLLYLIRKQNFNILDIPMAGVTRQYLSYVDEIRASNLELAAEYLLMAAMLIEIKSRMLLPPKKTAEGEEAEDPRAELVRRLLEYEQMKLAAQRLTEVPQYGRDFLRAQVYVEQALAPRFPDVSALDLQSAWRDILKRAKLVQHHKISREELSVREHMSIVLRQLQGRKFVEFGELFDVSRGSPVLVVTFIAMLELAKETLIELTQAEAFAPIYVRLAYTPA; from the coding sequence ATGAGCGATCCGCACACGCTCAACGAGGCCCCGCAGGGCCTGGACGAAGTCCTGCCCTCGGTCGTGGACCATGTCGCGCTGGCGCGGCTCTATGGCGAACCGCTGTTTGCCATGCCGCGCGACCTGTACATCCCGCCCGACGCGCTGCAGATCTTTCTCGAAGCGTTCGAAGGTCCGCTGGATCTGCTGCTGTACCTGATCCGCAAGCAGAACTTCAACATCCTCGACATTCCCATGGCCGGGGTGACGCGCCAGTACCTGAGCTACGTCGACGAAATCCGCGCCAGCAACCTGGAGCTGGCCGCCGAGTACCTGCTGATGGCGGCGATGCTGATCGAGATCAAGTCGCGCATGCTGCTGCCGCCCAAGAAGACGGCCGAGGGCGAGGAAGCCGAAGACCCGCGCGCCGAACTCGTGCGCCGCTTGCTCGAGTACGAGCAGATGAAGCTGGCCGCGCAGCGGCTCACAGAGGTGCCGCAGTACGGGCGCGATTTCCTGCGCGCGCAGGTCTATGTGGAACAGGCCCTGGCACCGCGCTTCCCCGATGTGAGCGCGCTCGACCTGCAAAGCGCCTGGCGCGACATCCTCAAGCGCGCCAAGCTGGTGCAGCACCACAAGATCAGCCGCGAAGAACTCTCGGTGCGCGAACACATGAGCATCGTGCTGCGCCAGTTGCAGGGCCGCAAGTTCGTCGAGTTCGGCGAGCTGTTCGACGTCAGCCGAGGCTCGCCAGTGCTCGTGGTCACCTTCATCGCCATGCTCGAACTGGCCAAGGAAACGCTGATCGAGCTCACACAGGCCGAGGCGTTCGCCCCCATCTACGTGCGGCTGGCCTACACACCGGCCTGA
- the metG gene encoding methionine--tRNA ligase gives MSQPRRLFVTTALPYANGHFHIGHIMEYIQADIWVRFQRMQGHEVNFVCADDAHGAPIMIAADKAGKTPQQFVADIAAGRKPYLDGFHIGFDNWHSTDGPENHVLAQQIYRDLKANGLIETRTIEQFFDPEKNMFLPDRFIKGECPNCHAKDQYGDNCEVCSKVYSPTDLINPYSALSGAKPVLKQSEHFFFKLSDPRCLAFLDQWTQSGAVQPEVLNKISEWIEPDEHGKTKMGDWDISRDAPYFGIEIPDAPGKYFYVWLDAPVGYLASLKNLFDKTGRDFDAFMADPATEQFHFIGKDIITFHTLFWPAMLKFSGRKVPNAVFVHGFLTVNNGEKMSKSRGTGLDPLKYLQLGMNPEWLRYYLAAKLSARNEDIDFNPEDFLLRVNSDLIGKYINIASRAAGFIAKRFDGQLGEVSADGDALLDHLQSASASIAELYAEREYGKALREIMLLADRVNAYVDQNKPWELAKKEGMDGRLHDVCTTCIEAFRLLTLYLKPVLPALAVQVEAFLQSGPLHFADTARLLGKGHAINVYQHLMQRVDVKQLDALFEPPPAPVEEAPLPGGEAIADTITIDDFAKIDLRIAQIVNCEAVEGSTKLLRLTLDVGEGRTRNVFSGIASAYKPEDLVGKLTVVVANLAPRKMKFGVSEGMVLAASHADEKAQPGIHVLTPWPGATPGMRVH, from the coding sequence ATGAGCCAGCCGCGACGCCTGTTCGTCACCACCGCCCTGCCCTATGCCAATGGCCATTTTCACATTGGCCACATCATGGAATACATCCAGGCCGACATCTGGGTTCGCTTCCAGCGCATGCAGGGCCACGAGGTGAACTTCGTCTGCGCCGACGACGCGCACGGCGCGCCCATCATGATCGCCGCCGACAAGGCCGGCAAGACGCCGCAGCAGTTCGTGGCCGACATCGCCGCCGGCCGCAAACCCTACCTGGACGGCTTTCACATCGGCTTTGACAACTGGCACAGCACCGATGGCCCGGAAAACCACGTGCTCGCGCAGCAGATCTACCGTGATCTCAAGGCCAACGGCCTGATCGAAACGCGCACCATCGAACAGTTCTTCGACCCCGAGAAGAACATGTTCCTGCCCGACCGTTTCATCAAGGGCGAATGCCCCAACTGCCACGCCAAGGACCAGTACGGCGACAACTGCGAGGTCTGCAGCAAGGTCTACAGCCCGACCGACCTGATCAACCCCTACTCCGCACTCTCGGGTGCCAAGCCGGTGCTCAAGCAATCGGAGCATTTCTTCTTCAAGCTCTCCGACCCGCGCTGCCTGGCCTTTCTGGACCAATGGACGCAAAGCGGCGCGGTGCAGCCCGAGGTGCTCAACAAGATCAGCGAGTGGATCGAGCCCGACGAGCACGGCAAGACCAAGATGGGCGACTGGGACATCAGCCGCGACGCGCCCTACTTCGGCATCGAGATTCCCGATGCCCCGGGCAAGTATTTCTATGTGTGGCTGGATGCGCCCGTGGGCTATCTCGCGTCGCTGAAGAATCTGTTCGACAAGACCGGCCGCGATTTCGACGCCTTCATGGCCGACCCAGCCACCGAGCAGTTCCACTTCATCGGCAAGGACATCATCACCTTCCACACGCTGTTCTGGCCGGCGATGCTCAAGTTCAGCGGGCGCAAGGTGCCCAACGCGGTCTTCGTGCACGGCTTCCTCACCGTGAACAACGGCGAGAAGATGAGCAAGAGCCGCGGCACCGGCCTCGACCCGCTGAAGTACCTGCAACTCGGCATGAACCCCGAGTGGCTGCGCTACTACCTGGCGGCCAAGCTGTCGGCGCGCAACGAAGACATCGACTTCAACCCCGAAGATTTCCTGCTGCGGGTCAACAGCGACCTGATCGGCAAGTACATCAACATCGCCTCGCGCGCGGCCGGCTTCATCGCCAAGCGTTTCGATGGCCAGCTGGGCGAAGTGTCCGCCGACGGCGATGCCTTGCTCGACCACCTGCAGAGCGCTTCGGCTTCCATCGCCGAGTTGTACGCCGAGCGCGAATACGGCAAGGCCCTGCGCGAGATCATGCTGCTGGCCGACCGCGTGAACGCCTACGTAGACCAGAACAAGCCCTGGGAGCTGGCGAAGAAAGAAGGCATGGATGGCCGGCTGCACGACGTGTGCACCACCTGCATCGAAGCCTTCCGCCTGCTCACGCTCTACCTCAAGCCCGTGCTGCCCGCGCTGGCCGTTCAGGTGGAAGCCTTCCTTCAAAGCGGCCCGCTGCACTTCGCCGACACGGCGCGCCTCCTTGGCAAGGGCCACGCCATCAACGTCTACCAGCACCTGATGCAGCGCGTGGATGTGAAGCAGCTCGACGCCCTGTTCGAGCCGCCGCCTGCCCCGGTAGAGGAAGCCCCCCTTCCCGGCGGTGAAGCCATCGCCGACACCATCACCATCGACGACTTCGCCAAGATCGACCTGCGCATCGCGCAGATCGTCAACTGCGAAGCGGTGGAAGGCTCCACCAAGCTGCTGCGCCTCACGCTAGACGTGGGCGAAGGCCGCACGCGCAACGTGTTCAGCGGCATCGCCAGCGCCTACAAGCCCGAAGACCTGGTGGGCAAGCTCACCGTGGTGGTGGCCAACCTGGCGCCACGCAAGATGAAGTTCGGTGTGAGCGAAGGCATGGTGCTGGCCGCGAGCCACGCCGACGAGAAGGCGCAACCCGGCATCCACGTGCTCACCCCCTGGCCGGGCGCCACGCCGGGCATGCGGGTGCATTGA
- the nadB gene encoding L-aspartate oxidase, with translation MTDLHRFDVLIIGSGLAGLTTALHLAKSHRVAVVTKRALSDGSSNWAQGGIAAVLAEGDTVDSHVEDTLVAGAGLCDLEATQFTVENAPAAIAWLQELGVPFSLEDGELHLTREGGHSHRRIVHAADATGAAVQATLMERVRATPEIQLFEHHMLVDLITDRQLPADAQARRCLGAYVLDTVRDEVVTFSATHTVLATGGAGKVYLYTTNPDTATGDGIAAAWRAGCQVGNMEFIQFHPTCLFHPHAKSFLISEAVRGEGGLLKLPPHLGSHRFMPDHDPRAELAPRDVVARAIDFEMKKHGLDCVHLDISHQSPEFLQHHFPNILARCAELGIDITKEPIPVVPAAHYTCGGVVTDLAGRTGLAGLYAVGETTCTGLHGANRLASNSLVECMVFAQGAVNAIRTAAAPQTPPALPLWDDSRVTDADEHVVISHNWDELRRFMWDYVGIVRTNKRLERAAHRIALLQSEIQEFYAQFHVTRDLLELRNLVQVADLIVQSAKLRHESRGLHFSRDYPTLLPEAKPTILVPAAR, from the coding sequence ATGACCGACCTGCACCGCTTCGACGTCCTCATCATCGGCAGCGGCCTGGCCGGCCTCACCACCGCGCTGCACCTGGCCAAGAGCCACCGCGTGGCCGTGGTCACCAAACGCGCCTTGAGCGACGGTTCGAGCAATTGGGCCCAGGGCGGCATCGCGGCCGTGCTGGCCGAAGGCGACACTGTGGACTCGCACGTCGAGGACACCCTGGTGGCCGGCGCAGGCCTGTGCGACCTCGAAGCCACGCAATTCACCGTGGAAAACGCGCCCGCTGCCATCGCCTGGCTGCAGGAGCTGGGCGTGCCGTTCTCGCTGGAAGACGGGGAGCTGCACCTCACGCGCGAAGGCGGTCACAGCCACCGCCGCATCGTGCACGCGGCCGACGCCACGGGCGCGGCGGTGCAGGCCACGCTGATGGAGCGCGTGCGCGCCACGCCGGAGATCCAACTGTTCGAGCACCACATGCTGGTCGACCTGATCACCGATCGGCAACTTCCCGCAGATGCCCAGGCGCGGCGCTGCCTCGGCGCCTACGTGCTCGACACGGTGCGCGACGAAGTGGTCACCTTCAGCGCCACACACACCGTGCTGGCCACGGGCGGCGCGGGCAAGGTCTACCTGTACACCACCAACCCCGACACCGCCACCGGCGACGGCATCGCCGCGGCCTGGCGCGCGGGTTGCCAGGTGGGCAACATGGAATTCATCCAGTTCCACCCGACCTGCCTGTTCCACCCCCATGCCAAGAGTTTTCTGATTTCCGAGGCGGTGCGCGGCGAGGGCGGCCTTCTCAAGCTGCCGCCGCACCTGGGCAGCCACCGCTTCATGCCCGACCACGACCCGCGCGCCGAACTCGCGCCGCGCGACGTGGTGGCGCGCGCGATCGATTTCGAGATGAAGAAGCACGGGCTGGATTGCGTGCACCTGGACATATCGCACCAGAGCCCCGAGTTCCTGCAACACCACTTCCCCAACATCCTGGCGCGCTGCGCCGAGCTGGGCATCGACATCACGAAAGAGCCCATTCCCGTGGTGCCGGCCGCGCACTACACCTGCGGCGGCGTGGTGACCGACCTGGCCGGCCGCACCGGTCTCGCCGGCCTGTACGCGGTGGGCGAAACCACCTGCACCGGCCTGCACGGCGCCAACCGCCTGGCCAGCAATTCGCTGGTGGAGTGCATGGTGTTCGCGCAAGGCGCGGTCAACGCCATCCGCACCGCCGCTGCACCGCAGACGCCGCCAGCCTTGCCATTGTGGGACGACAGCCGCGTGACCGATGCCGACGAACACGTGGTGATCTCGCACAACTGGGACGAGCTGCGCCGCTTCATGTGGGACTACGTCGGCATCGTGCGCACCAACAAACGCCTGGAGCGCGCGGCGCACCGCATCGCCTTGCTGCAATCGGAAATCCAGGAGTTCTACGCACAGTTCCACGTCACGCGCGACCTGCTGGAGCTGCGCAACCTGGTGCAGGTCGCCGACCTGATCGTGCAATCGGCCAAGCTGCGACACGAGAGCCGCGGGCTGCATTTCAGCCGCGACTACCCAACGCTGCTGCCCGAGGCGAAGCCGACCATTCTGGTGCCAGCCGCGCGCTGA
- a CDS encoding YoaK family protein has product MFKPIRGFTSLQRTPQTDLKLGSVLAFVAGAANAGGLLAVGQYTSHMTGIVSSVADHLVLGELSLALAGLGSVLAFLLGAMTTAWLVNWGMRRDLRSAYGLPLVLEAAALLVFGLFGSAMGFMTPVFLPLTVILLCFIMGLQNAVITKISNARIRTTHVTGLVTDLGIELGKLLYVNRHTHARQVRADRDRLRVHAQLVACFFLGGVVGALGFKHLGFISTVPLALLLLLLVMRPALDDWQRLREA; this is encoded by the coding sequence GTGTTCAAACCGATCCGAGGCTTCACCAGTCTGCAGCGCACGCCGCAGACCGACCTGAAACTCGGCTCGGTACTCGCCTTCGTGGCGGGCGCCGCCAATGCCGGCGGACTCTTGGCCGTGGGCCAGTACACCTCGCACATGACGGGGATCGTCTCCTCCGTCGCCGACCACCTGGTCCTGGGCGAACTCAGCTTGGCGCTGGCGGGACTCGGCTCGGTACTCGCCTTTCTGCTCGGCGCCATGACCACGGCCTGGCTGGTGAACTGGGGCATGCGCCGCGACCTGCGCAGCGCCTATGGCCTGCCGCTGGTGCTGGAAGCCGCCGCGTTGCTGGTCTTCGGCCTCTTCGGCTCCGCCATGGGCTTCATGACACCCGTCTTCCTGCCGCTCACCGTCATCCTGCTGTGCTTCATCATGGGCCTGCAGAACGCCGTCATCACCAAGATCTCGAACGCCCGGATCCGCACCACGCACGTCACTGGGCTGGTGACCGACCTCGGCATCGAGCTGGGCAAACTGCTCTATGTGAACCGGCACACCCACGCCCGGCAGGTGCGGGCCGACCGCGACCGACTGCGTGTGCACGCACAGCTGGTGGCCTGCTTCTTCCTGGGGGGTGTGGTCGGCGCGCTCGGCTTCAAGCATCTGGGCTTCATCAGCACCGTGCCCCTGGCGCTGCTGCTCCTGCTCCTGGTGATGCGCCCGGCGCTGGACGACTGGCAACGGCTGCGCGAGGCGTGA
- a CDS encoding DUF3460 family protein has translation MSFFRRPDYQSDTTQFIEQLKASRPGLEASQRQGRALLWDKQIDRQFQAEAQDARVPQKPYVYQTGSDFT, from the coding sequence ATGTCCTTCTTCCGCCGCCCCGACTACCAGTCCGACACGACGCAGTTCATCGAACAGCTCAAGGCCAGCCGGCCGGGCCTGGAAGCCTCGCAGCGCCAGGGACGCGCGCTGCTCTGGGACAAGCAGATCGACCGCCAGTTCCAGGCAGAAGCGCAGGACGCCCGCGTTCCCCAGAAGCCCTACGTCTACCAGACCGGCTCCGACTTCACCTGA
- a CDS encoding GlxA family transcriptional regulator, with protein MKDPLYASPIRVDLVVYPGFKSLEAIGTMSVFEYANIHLANSGRAPGYTIRIASTRAAAIASDLPMTLEATHVLDADDLPDVAVIVGARAIEEALASNPSLVDWARLAAPKLHRLVGLCSGSFFLAQAGVLDGLRATTHWSAADRLKHQFKNVEVEADAIYIRAGHLWTSAGVTACIDLALALVEEDFGRSLALAVARDLVVYLRRTGGQSQYSMHLASQNTTHTGIRETQDWILSNIAMPMKLGELANRAAMSERNFRRVFLKEVGIGPNQYIDAARFDKACLLLQEGHLPLKSVAGRVGYTSEQSLRKLFLRQSGMTAEDYRLRFCGAPAR; from the coding sequence ATGAAGGATCCTCTGTACGCCTCGCCCATCCGGGTGGATCTGGTCGTGTATCCGGGCTTCAAGTCCCTCGAGGCGATCGGCACCATGAGCGTGTTCGAATACGCCAACATCCACCTCGCGAACAGCGGCCGTGCGCCTGGCTACACGATCCGGATCGCCTCCACGCGGGCCGCGGCGATCGCCTCGGACTTGCCGATGACCCTGGAAGCCACGCACGTTCTGGACGCGGACGACCTGCCCGACGTCGCCGTGATCGTCGGCGCCCGCGCCATCGAAGAGGCCCTGGCATCGAACCCTTCCCTGGTGGATTGGGCCCGTCTGGCCGCCCCCAAGCTGCACCGGTTGGTGGGCCTGTGTTCCGGCAGCTTCTTCCTGGCGCAGGCCGGCGTGCTGGACGGCCTGCGTGCCACCACCCACTGGAGCGCGGCGGATCGGTTGAAACACCAGTTCAAGAACGTGGAAGTCGAGGCTGACGCGATCTACATCCGCGCCGGCCATCTCTGGACGTCCGCGGGCGTCACCGCCTGCATTGACCTGGCACTGGCACTGGTGGAAGAAGACTTCGGCCGCTCCCTGGCCCTGGCGGTCGCGCGCGATCTGGTGGTCTACCTGCGCCGCACCGGCGGGCAGTCCCAATACAGCATGCACCTGGCCAGCCAGAACACCACCCACACCGGCATCCGCGAGACACAGGACTGGATCCTCTCGAACATCGCCATGCCGATGAAACTGGGCGAGCTGGCGAACCGTGCGGCCATGAGCGAGCGCAACTTTCGCCGGGTGTTTCTGAAGGAAGTGGGCATCGGGCCCAACCAGTACATCGACGCGGCCCGGTTCGACAAAGCCTGCCTGCTGCTGCAGGAAGGCCACCTGCCCCTGAAGTCGGTGGCCGGGCGCGTCGGCTATACCTCCGAACAGTCGCTTCGCAAACTGTTCCTGAGGCAATCGGGCATGACCGCGGAAGACTACCGGTTGCGCTTTTGCGGCGCGCCCGCCCGTTAA
- a CDS encoding S-(hydroxymethyl)glutathione dehydrogenase/class III alcohol dehydrogenase, translated as MKSRAAVAFKAGEPLQIVEIDVAAPQKGEVLVKITHTGVCHTDAFTLSGEDPEGLFPAVLGHEGAGIVVEVGEGVTSVKPGDHVIPLYTAECRECLFCKSGKTNLCVAVRATQGKGVMPDGTTRFSYQGQPLYHYMGCSTFSEYTVVAEVSLAKIHPQANPEQVCLLGCGVTTGLGAVKNTAKVQEGDSVAVFGLGGIGLAVVQGAKLAKAGRIIAIDTNPSKFDLARTFGATDCVNPKDFDKPIQQVIVEMTGWGVDHSFECIGNVNVMRAALECAHRGWGQSVIIGVAGAGKEISTRPFQLVTGRKWLGTAFGGVKGRTELPGMVQDAMSGEIQLAPFVTHTRQLSEINEAFDLMHEGKSIRTVVHF; from the coding sequence ATGAAATCGCGCGCCGCCGTGGCCTTCAAGGCCGGAGAACCCCTGCAAATTGTCGAAATCGACGTCGCCGCACCGCAAAAGGGCGAGGTGCTGGTGAAGATCACCCACACCGGCGTGTGCCATACCGACGCGTTCACGTTGTCCGGTGAAGACCCCGAAGGCCTCTTCCCGGCCGTCCTCGGCCACGAGGGCGCGGGCATCGTGGTGGAAGTGGGCGAAGGCGTCACCAGCGTGAAGCCCGGCGATCACGTGATCCCGCTCTACACCGCCGAATGCCGCGAATGCCTGTTCTGCAAGTCCGGCAAGACCAATCTGTGCGTGGCCGTGCGCGCCACCCAGGGCAAAGGTGTCATGCCCGACGGCACCACGCGTTTTTCGTACCAGGGCCAGCCGCTCTACCACTACATGGGATGCTCCACGTTCAGTGAGTACACCGTGGTGGCCGAGGTCTCGCTGGCGAAGATTCACCCGCAAGCCAACCCCGAGCAAGTCTGCCTGCTGGGCTGCGGCGTGACCACCGGCCTGGGCGCGGTGAAGAACACCGCCAAGGTGCAGGAAGGCGATTCGGTGGCCGTGTTCGGTCTGGGCGGCATCGGCCTGGCGGTGGTGCAGGGCGCGAAGCTGGCCAAGGCGGGACGCATCATCGCCATCGACACCAACCCGTCGAAGTTCGACCTGGCGCGGACCTTCGGCGCGACCGATTGCGTCAACCCCAAGGACTTCGACAAGCCCATTCAGCAAGTCATCGTGGAGATGACGGGCTGGGGCGTGGACCATTCGTTCGAATGCATCGGCAATGTCAACGTGATGCGTGCAGCACTGGAGTGCGCGCACCGGGGCTGGGGCCAGTCCGTCATCATCGGCGTCGCTGGCGCGGGCAAGGAGATCTCGACGCGGCCGTTCCAGCTGGTGACGGGTCGCAAGTGGCTGGGCACAGCATTTGGCGGCGTCAAGGGCCGCACCGAGCTGCCCGGCATGGTGCAGGACGCCATGTCGGGCGAGATCCAGCTCGCCCCCTTCGTCACGCACACCCGCCAGCTCAGCGAGATCAACGAGGCCTTCGATCTCATGCACGAAGGCAAGTCGATCCGCACCGTGGTGCATTTCTGA
- a CDS encoding SulP family inorganic anion transporter, producing MRQGLPPLAPFRPRLLQALRGYDRDKLARDVGAGATVGIVALPLAMAFAIASGLKPEAGLWTAIIAGFLISALGGTSMQIGGPAGAFIVIVYGIVERYGVANLLIATASAGVLLFLMGLLRLGTLVRYVPVSVVIGFTNGIAVLIALSQVRDLLGLEIAHMPASFFGQMNALARHIESFNPFAFALGGLCVLGLVVWPRLWATDSRFRRQLAAIESLDKVSALKATSRLPGPVVALVTLTLLAWALALPVETIGTRFGGIPRGAPTFALPDFSWETVRLLVTPTLTIAMLGAIESLLCARVADQLSDAPKHDPNQELMAQGIANTVVPFFGGMPATGTIARTVTNIRSGAVSPVAGIVHAGTLALVVLLAAPLAFHIPLAVLAGVLLFVAWNMGEWREFARLKQFSNHYRLMLLSTFFVTIVFDLTVAVELGLVLAVVLFVRRQSEIFRAEAVARTEQQATYRLVGSLFFGAVAKIDPIVAEVERSPTPVNVMLDASQLISLDTTGLDALEQLHKAVHKRGGHLGMVGLHPQPRSLIERSGFATRLSTCQ from the coding sequence ATGCGCCAAGGTCTTCCGCCCCTTGCCCCATTTCGCCCGCGCCTGTTGCAGGCTCTGCGCGGCTACGACCGCGACAAGCTGGCGCGCGACGTCGGCGCGGGGGCCACGGTAGGCATCGTGGCGCTGCCGCTGGCCATGGCCTTCGCGATCGCCAGCGGCCTCAAGCCCGAAGCGGGCCTGTGGACCGCGATCATCGCCGGCTTCCTGATTTCGGCCCTGGGTGGCACCTCGATGCAGATCGGCGGGCCGGCCGGCGCCTTCATCGTGATCGTCTACGGCATCGTCGAGCGCTATGGCGTGGCCAACCTGCTGATCGCCACCGCCAGCGCGGGCGTGCTGCTGTTTCTGATGGGCCTGCTGCGCCTGGGCACCCTGGTGCGCTATGTGCCGGTGAGCGTGGTGATCGGCTTCACCAACGGCATCGCGGTGCTCATCGCCCTGTCGCAGGTGCGCGACTTGCTGGGCCTGGAGATCGCCCACATGCCGGCCAGTTTCTTCGGCCAGATGAACGCGCTGGCGCGCCACATCGAGAGCTTCAACCCGTTCGCCTTCGCGCTCGGCGGCCTGTGCGTGCTGGGCCTGGTGGTGTGGCCGCGCCTGTGGGCAACGGACTCTCGCTTTCGCCGCCAACTCGCCGCCATCGAATCGCTGGACAAGGTCAGCGCCCTCAAGGCCACGTCACGCCTGCCAGGGCCGGTGGTGGCGCTGGTCACGCTCACCTTGCTGGCCTGGGCTCTGGCGCTGCCGGTGGAGACCATCGGCACGCGGTTCGGCGGCATTCCTCGAGGCGCGCCGACGTTCGCGCTGCCAGATTTCTCCTGGGAAACGGTGCGCCTGCTGGTCACCCCCACGCTCACCATCGCGATGCTGGGCGCCATCGAGTCGCTGCTGTGCGCGCGCGTGGCCGACCAGCTGAGCGATGCGCCCAAGCACGACCCCAACCAGGAACTCATGGCGCAAGGCATCGCCAACACGGTGGTGCCCTTCTTCGGCGGCATGCCCGCCACCGGCACGATCGCGCGCACGGTGACCAACATCCGCTCCGGCGCGGTCTCTCCCGTGGCGGGCATCGTGCACGCGGGCACCCTGGCGCTGGTGGTCCTGCTGGCCGCACCGCTGGCCTTCCACATTCCGCTGGCGGTGCTGGCTGGCGTGCTGCTGTTCGTGGCCTGGAACATGGGCGAATGGCGCGAGTTCGCGCGCCTCAAGCAGTTCAGCAACCACTACCGGCTGATGCTGCTGTCCACCTTCTTCGTCACCATCGTGTTCGACCTGACGGTGGCGGTCGAACTCGGTTTGGTGCTCGCGGTGGTGCTGTTCGTGCGCCGGCAAAGCGAGATCTTCCGCGCCGAGGCGGTGGCCCGCACCGAGCAGCAGGCCACCTACAGGCTCGTGGGCTCGCTGTTCTTCGGCGCGGTGGCCAAGATCGATCCGATCGTGGCCGAGGTGGAGCGCTCGCCCACGCCGGTCAACGTGATGCTGGACGCCAGCCAGTTGATCTCCCTGGACACCACCGGCCTGGACGCGCTGGAGCAACTGCACAAGGCCGTGCACAAGCGCGGTGGGCACTTGGGCATGGTGGGGCTGCACCCGCAGCCGCGCTCGCTGATCGAGCGCTCGGGGTTCGCCACGCGGCTGAGCACCTGCCAGTGA